The genomic stretch gagttttttaaCGGAATCACCAACATACTAGATGGTGaacaatctcatggaccacttctattgattttcaatctcagagaccaaagttatgtgttatgcaaaactcaatgatcattttgactaaaaagcctaaACTATATAGTGTATGCTCATTGCTCATCATATACCTCATTATTTGTTACATGTTTTTTCATCTAATTCTGATTAGTTTTCacattaaatgtttttttttaatttaaaaaaaaaaattaatctagaTTAAGTGAAAAGACACGTGACAAATAATAATGTGTATGAGCATAGAGTAAGGAAAGTGATGATATACTTTGGAACATCATATGCTAGACGACTTCCCTGAACTATTCTTATGAAGTCAACTTTCCAGAATAgttttagggctggtttggtattgctgtgctttgaaaaaaaactgattctgctgtgctgtgagaataagcggctgtgaaataaaacagcagagtgtttggtaaactttttggtaaaagtgcttttgaaaaaaaaaacagtattatagtgtttggtaaacttttatgtaaaacagatgtgaaaaaaaaaaccgatttttcaaagttgggttttgcagcttcttgtttttggctttttttcacccaaaactgtgaaaaaaagctgaagctgaatgtttatcaaacacaaaaatagctcccagcttttttgaTACCggttttttcagaatcacctgaGTATCAAACCAGATCTTAATTGGATACAGAGCCTATCACATTTTCTAATCAACCACACTTGTCACGTTCAGATAACTAATAACATATTTAGCGTATCGAAAGGAGAATGATGACATACTTTGGAACCAATCCGCGTGTTGTGCAGCCTTGCTCTTATATAAAATGAGATGCTACGGAACCAATATTCGGTGTCTTGTATCCCAAAGATGTCACGGACAATGAAGCAACTCTTCCTCTTTGCAGCGCAGCTTGGTGGTTTTGCTCTCAATCTTTTGCTCCTAGTTCATGCCCAAGATCAATCAGGTATGAATTCTAAATACAGTATTATAATAAAgttaagggtttttatcacaaatgatcacTGAAATTGACCCATTCCATCAAAATGATCTCTGACCCCGTCCCGCTTCTCCACCATCGATATGCTCTAATGCAAACGTTCTCCCAATAGATTTGTAAGTATTTGAATTATCCGATGAAGCTCGCAGCTTCATGATTAGAAAAGCACTCTTCTTTTCTCCTTGTTCTGCATGTGCGTCTGTACATGCTTCAATTTCGCAGTGAGCGCAATCATGCGGCCTTGAATCTCCAAGAATGCAGCTCTGTTGGCTCCGTCGACCATTTTTCCCAAGATTGAATCTTTTTGAGTTCTTGGTTTTAGTTTGTTTATGGGCCTCAAATCTGGAAGAAGAGGTGGCTGTGAAACAAAATCCAGGTCCCATGCGCTCTCATTGGCTATGAAAAGCGTATGACAAACCCATGGGACCTACCCCTTGATTAACCccacaaaaatcccaaaaaaagtCGAAAAAACATATTAATGGTGGGGAAGTAGAAGATGAACAGTAgtgttcataatttttttagtttttaattgtacaaataaaaattgttttttattatttaaatattttcaattcacATGTCaatatttaattgatttatggGATCCAATCATGCGCTGCATAAGCACAtgacataattttttatgaaattataatagaatgaccacattgatatGTGAAatctattttcaaggactacattgatcgattttcaatttcatgaacTATGTTGATCAATTTcatgaccatttgtgataaaaatctaaaaagttaataaacaATTAAGAACTATTTTCTTATATTTGTAATATATCTGTGCCAGGCTTCATTAGCATAGATTGTGGCCTAGGGAAAGATTCCAGGTATAATGCAAGTGGGACAGGCATTAACTATATTTCAGATGAAAACTTCGTAGCCACTGGTGAACGGAAGCATGTGTCGCCTGAATACAAAGACAAGTACTCCCATTCATACAACTCTCTTAGAAGCTTCCCTGAAGGAATCCGAAACTGCTACAAAATAAACGTTACAAGTAAAACCAAGTATTTGATCAGAGCAGGTTTCTTATATGGGAATTATGATCGACAAAATGAATTACCCGAGTTTGAGATACACATTGGACCTAACTTGTGGGATACAGTGAACTGGTTGCGCAATTCGTCGGAAGCAAAATATGCCGAGCTCATACATGTCCCTCTGCGAAACTACGTACATGTTTGTCTGGTGAAGACAGGCTCCGGGGTTCCATTTATATCATCTATAGATCTCAGGCCTTTAACCGATGCCGCGTACAAAACAGTAAAAGGGTCCTTATCACTTATCGATCGGCTTGACACTGGTCTAACAGCTGACCCTGGGGAGTACAGGTGAGTGATTTGCATGTTTACTATTGTCCCCAATTTAACCACAtatagacctggtttggtactgaggtgattctgaaaaaagctgctatcaaaaaaagctgggagctgtttttgtgtttggtaaacactcagcttcagctttttttcacagttttggatgaaaaaaagccaaaaacaagaagctgcaaaacctagctttgaaaaagcggttttttttcacatttgttttacataaaagtttaccaaacactctaatactgcttttttattttcaaaagcacttttacaaaaaagtttaccaaacactctgctgctttattttacagctgcttattttcacagcacagcagaagcagctttttttcaaagcacagcaataccaaaccagcccataGTCTGGcaggatcttttttttttttttcacgaaaTGACTGTTACATAGTTGTAGAATCATTTATAAGCAGCAATTTATATTCTGTCTAGTCTTCGAGGTAGGAAATATAACATTCATCAACAGTGTATGCATGTATTAACACAATACCTTTATTTGTACAGGTATCCATATGATATCCATGATCGAGTCTGGAGATACATTGACGACGAGGGctcttggacaaaattaaaTACCTCATCCACCATCCATTCAGAATTCGAGTATCAACCACCATCTGTCGTGATGGGCACAGCTGCAACGCCCAAGAGTTCAAATGGTTTGgacaaaattaatattttctgGGGGTCTTCTGACGACACTGAAGTACATCATGTTTACTTGCACTTTGCAGAAGTTGAAAAGCTCCAACCCAACCAGTCTAGACAGTTCAACATTACTACAAACGGAGAGCTGTGCCATGGGACACTTGCTCCTGATTATTTGTCCACAACGACAATATTCTGTACCGCTGAATCCTTGGGTGGATCAGGAGTAAAAAATAACTTCTCAATTATTAAGACTGGAAACTCTACCCTTCCACCCATCCTCAATGCCTACGAGATTTATAAAGTGAAAGAATTCTTAATATCAGATACCAACCAAGAAGATGGTGAGTCATATTGATTCCTTAAACAAGCTTAAATTCCTTGCTATTGGTTTATTGCCTCACCTAATATGTGAGTTTTATTAAGATCCTCTATTTGCTTGTGAAAATATTAGTTGAGGCTATCACAAACATCAAGTCAACCTATAATATTGAAAAGAACTGGCAAGGAGATCCTTGTAACCCTCAAGTTTACTCATGGGATGGTCTAAACTGTAGCTATCATGCAAATGATCCCCCAAGAATTATATCCTTGTAAGTATAAATATCTTCACACCAAATTGCAGATTAATTTTCAGTAATAATTTTATTGACGTTATGGACTTTGCAATCAGGAACTTGTCTTCCAGTGGATTACAAGGGGAGATTTCTCCTTCTCTGTCAAATCTAACAATGATACAGACATTGTAAGTGTATCTAAATAATCTGTAATTTTGTGTGAAAACATGTCTCAGTAATAATACGGCAAATGATCAATTATACCCAAAAAGAAATGACACAAATCATACTGGAAGAATTTCAGTCATCATAACCAGTTGTGTTAAATGAGTTGAGCTGCTCATTGCAGGGATTTATCAAACAACAACTTAAGAGGATCAATTCCAGAATTTTTGTCACAAATGCCGACGTTAAATGTCTTGTAAGTTATTTTGTTATaaatgtgtatgtgtgtgtgtgtgtgtgtgtgtgtgtgtttgtattTTGTTATTGTCTTATAGGCTTATTTACGCATTTGAAACTCAATATGAGTCTTGCACCATGTAACTTAAATTGTGTCACTTAACTTCCTAAAACTCAACTTGTTTTTCACTTTACACATGCGATCAAAGTCTGTTAAAAAATCCGTTAAAATTGGTGATATGATGCAAATATGACCCAGTTTTTGCCAAATGGATGCTACTAGAAAAAAGGTCCGCGCATTGCTGCGGGACTTAAATGCACCAGCCTTAACTACATGAATAAGACACATTTAaccttaaaaaaattcaacataatCATGAATGAACAAAAATGATACATATAGGAAATTATAAAAAGTATTGTAACCGTAGATccaagaaattataaaaattcatcCAGTTAAGAGACAATATAATAGTTGTGGGAAGGTGAGTATGGACCTAAGAATCTAAGATATACTTGATTTGCAATACCATTATAATACAAAAATTGATACAAAAATCTGAAATGAACATGAGGTCTTCTTAAGCTTTTCTCCCACCATATGGGGTCGGCTAACTTCGAATTAcgaaaatctattttcttttttcagtttacatgtgtgtgtgaaaatcCAAATTCCAACTCATACGAACAGTAAGAGATGACAAAAGTGATTTCCCGAATTCATCAAACATTGAGAATTCATAACAAAATTGTGGGAAACAACTTCAACCTCCACTACACCATTCAAATTCCTAGTCTTTAAATTAAAAACCATAAGATTCCAACTTTCGTCCAAAAAATAAAGgtaaaacaataatgtaaaagaaaaagcaTACATTATCGAACCCAGCAATGTTCTTGTTCTCCACAAAGAACTCCGCCGGCGATTCTGCAGAAAAAATGGAAAGCATGTCTAATGAGTATTCAAACTAAAACATGCCAACAGAAAACgaaggcagagagagagagaggagagagagaaactcTGTTCGAGAACGCTATCTTTGGGCTTTCTGGGCGTCTTCGATTGGCGTTTCTGTCGCTctgtctccctctccctctgtctctctatCTCGATCCCCGAGTGGCATGGCCTCCCATCCCCGAAACCCTCACCGAACAAAGAATGAACAGGGGGTGGCAAGCTCGTAAATAAAGTGAAATGCACCCAAAATTGCACAGTGCCGTCCCCCTACTTTAAACTAAGTAAAGTAATGTGGATGctactttcaaaaaaaaaacactaaaattcCATTTGTGAAATAAAGTAAAGTAAAGTAATGTGGATGCTATTACAAATTTGTTAAAAGTACCTAATGATgaccttttattttctattaagtacccaaaattctttttaattttccaaacaagtacccaatttattgaaaatgtcaTATTTATTAAGTCCTagttaatttttctattaaatgtACATGTGGCAAAACTGAGTTcaacctattgaaaatgttACATTTAAATCCCAGTTAATTTTTCCGTTAATCCTAtatctttttatatatatgtccTCATTTAGAAAGCATGGTAACTATATATGTACTGCTTAATCTACCTTTGCAGAAATTTGGAGAATAACAACCTCACAGGCTCAATTCCGGCGGTACTCATTGACAGATGGAAGGATGGTTTCATATCAATAAGGTGCGCCACCCTTTTTTCTGCGGAACGAGGATATTTgttgaagaaaatagagaatactatatattaaaatagaaaaaataaataccCAGACAgctgtaagttttttttttttgtttttttttgaacaaaagtaCTTTGATAGCTTaattggggagagagagagcaaaaaaaaaaaaaaaaaaagagctcaATAGATTAAAATATAGGGATGTGATATTTACATACCTCTTTTTActtatcccacatttttttagttttcggccattggatcagatgaattgaagaatatcaatgaacataaattaacaaagagtgtgtgaaaagtaaaaatagatgtgtggatagcacatcccaaAATATAATCCACcagtctttttttctttttttaacttcttcctccctagaaatttaaaatgatgTGCCATTCTGCAGAAACTTAAAGATATAAGAAAATGTGTTACAATTTTTATTTGGGAATTATATTATTATCTTTTACCATAATTGATTAAACAATACAATATTATTTTCGTATGTCAGTTTGTGCGAAAATCCAAACCTATCCGGAAATATTTATTGcgacaagaagaagaacaggAAGTACAATTTTTTTGTTCCGATGATGATTGTTTCGGTTGTTGCACTGTCAGTCCTCTTACTAAGTGCAGCAGCTATCTGGTGTCGGGCTGCTTCTAAAAGGAAAAGGCGACTTGGTAAGATTCCATATTTGTTAATGTCATCTTCTTCTGCAATAAATAATCACAAACAGAAGGTTTTGATTGTATAAGATGCTTATGAAAAATGTTATGATTGCAGGAAATAGCACAGATGCAAATGTAGCCATTCAGCATGGGTCATTTGAGCGAAAAGGGAGACAGTTTACGTACTCTGAGATAGTACAGATTACAGAGGAATTCAAGAGGGTTCTTGGAAAAGGCGGCTTCGGAACAGTTTATCACGGCCACATAGACGACACTCAGGTAGCTGTCAAGATGCTTTCACCGTCATCAGTGCAAGGGTTTCAGCAATTTCTCACAGAGGCATGTTTGTCATATTAAATAAACTAATCCCACAGTTTTTAGGATCAATATTAATCTTATTAAATTACATGTAGCGCTTCTGAACTACTAAATTACAGGTTGATCTTCTTATGAGAGTTCATCATAGAAATTTGACAAGTCTTGTTGGATATTGCAATGATGAAACCAACATAGGCCTGATCTACGAGTACATGGCCAATGGAAACCTGCGAGAACATCTTTCAGGTTGATGCAAATGAAATTACTCCGTACTAAATTTGCCATTCATTTCTTAATTAACTagtacttttaaattttttggtaGTCCTTAATTTGATAATTCTATTTTCCTGGATCACCGACTTTATAAAATAAGatagttatattttttttatggacgCAGGTAGCAGATCAAATATCTTGAGTTGGGGAGATAGACTTCAAATAGCAATAGAAGCTGCACAAGGTCTGTATAACTAACCAATCATATTATTTAGGCACACAAAAATGATACACCTAATATAGGTACGTCCCACATACAGTGGTACGTAAGGCTGAACTTTATTAGAGAGTATGTTAGCAAATCTTTGAGACTCTTGAGTTTTAGGAGCTTAAATACCAATCATTATTGATAACGAAATGGTATCTACTTTTTGAGAAGTTGTGTCTGGATTTTGAAAACAGGACTGGAGTATCTGCACTATGGCTGCAGTCCGCCTATAATCCACAGGGATGTGAAATCAACAAACATCTTGCTGAATGAAAAATTCGAAGCCAAACTCTCTGATTTTGGCATATCCAGAAGTTTCCCTACAGAGGATGGAACGCATATAACAACAACTGTCGCTGGCACTCCCGGGTACCTTGACCCTGAGTaagagtttttttaattttttttgaggctaagagtttttttaattttttttgaggCATCGTCTTTATGTCCTTACTATATATGCAAACAAACTTAAATTATATAATCAACAAGAAGAATGAAGAAAGAAACTATAAATCATTTTggaaaacattttatattgGATGATACGATTTGAGGTACATGGTTTGGCTTGCAGGTATTACGCATCAAACAGATTGAATAAAGAAAGTGATGTTTATAGCTTTGGGATTGTACTGTTGGAGATTATCACAAGTCGACCTGTTTTTTCTAGAACGCATGAGCGGAGTTACATCAGTGAATGGTTCAGTTTCCTGCTTCGAAAAGGAGACATTTACAGTCTTGTTGATCCGAGGTTAGAAGGAAAATTCAATATTAACTCAGTCTGGAAAGCTGTGGAAATAGCAAATGCATGCGTATCTCCATCTGCCATCGAAAGGCTAAGCATGAGTCAGGTAGTGGTGGATCTAAAGGAGTGCTTGGCAACAGAACTCGCTCGAGCAAACCCGAGGCATGaaactgaaataaaaaattccatTGCTATGCTACAACCCTCACTTAGGTAGTAGTACTAAATATCTCAACCAAATATATAAAGAGAGAGTTTGGGATGCATTATTTTCCTCTTTGTAATAAATACCGTAGTTTTTTTTATGGACTGCAACTATTTTATAATCACATGACGTGCGTCTTTTCGTGAGAAAGGCGAAAATGAAGATGTGATCTAAACAACTATTATGTTGTTTGCCATTGAAGGTCCTAGCGATTAAGGATTAAGTTTAAATCAACTTCAAGTAGTTAATGATTGGTATCAAGAGAGTTTATTTAGATGTTCATTTTTCTAATTAAACAATAATGTCAAATCCACTTGAGCATTGCTATTATGAAAAGATAACGTTGTGAATACATTGATACAAAAATTGTAGGTACAATAACTTAGGggtgttggagaacaattcagaaataaacaaaaaaataacagaaataaacagaacttgaaattctaatattttattaaccaaaaatacttgatgtgcagaatgaaattatacaataaatacataaactaatataagaatatcaatgatactaacttgatcacagaaggtaaaggctagcgtaaaagctatgtccttcaaacagtattttcgtcccactcttatgcttgtggttctacaacgtctgctcgaccaggattcAACtatctaattctacaacccaaaagaggaagaaaagatgatctcacttggatactgttattgcaaatatataggttgttttacaccctttcaaatacatacacaactctttctaatagctgtgtcttttaatcaaaacgttttttttaattaataaattaatgattaattttaaattccaaggccccaagcctaatccacacaaccataaagcccaagccttcaatccattttcaaatagtccaagttctaattactaagaagaaggaataagtctatataaaggctagtaaaaaaatactattgacCAATGTGGAacaagagggtctcaaactcaTACAAGGGGGACATGAAGCCTTATCTTAACACAATATCAATAAGTTCACACGAGTTAGGTAATCATTACCAAGTAGCTACTATAAATACTTATAAATATCAGATCCACAGCCTAACGGTTGTTAAGATCTTCGTCCAATGATTTGAAATTCGAACATGGAGTACATAGAAGTTCATGAAACTATTAAACTTCTCCAGCATATGAAAAAATGCAACAGGTTACTAATTTTGCATTGAAGCTTCGTATGTTAGTTTGCAAGAGAAATCCAAACACTTAGAGGCTAATACTTTCTTCAAAACTTTCCACATAAacagttaaatttttttactttcgTGACTTGACAGTCTGAATGTGATTTAAAGATTTCCTAGAGCTCAAGTGCCAGTCAGTAAGTTTGTAGCACATGCAACTTTGTCAACCTAACTCTTGCCCTTTGTTTCAGTACTCCCCTAAACCCACGGTCCAAGTCTTCAAGTACAAATGTTTTTACCTGTCAACCTAAGTCTCCCCCTTTGTTTCAGTGCTCCCCTAAACCCACGGTCTTTCAATTCTTCACGTACAAATCTTTCTACTTGTCAACCTAACTCTTCCCCTGAATGCAAACAAGGGTATGACCATTCCGATGtaggtgcctcattaaaacctcgttaggttAGCAAAAACTACCAAAAATTACTATTTGCCCTACAAACCAAAATTCGTCAAGTAAATGAATTTTACCCGACAAAATTTTGGTCCGCAAAAACTGGTCATCATTTAGGTTTTGTTAGAGACTTTCCGTGGCAAAGTGAGTCGGTTGGGCAAGAGAGTTTTTGTCGGGCACACATTTGGCGCCAAGGGAAAAAATGGTGCGTAGTGTGTGAAATCTTCCCCGATGAATCATAAAAGGATCCATCGCACAAAGGTTTAATTAGGTTTTGGGATTTAGGATTTTGTTTCATCTCATAAGTGGTATAGCCATCAAGCAAATTGAGTGATAGGGTTGGCATATTAAATTCCTTCAATGATtaacgcattctacgaaactagtttgcATGATCCAATCGACAAGTttttttgtatatacttcgagatctgATAACCTGTAAAGGAACACACAACCATGAGTA from Pyrus communis chromosome 7, drPyrComm1.1, whole genome shotgun sequence encodes the following:
- the LOC137739723 gene encoding LRR receptor-like serine/threonine-protein kinase IOS1 gives rise to the protein MLRNQYSVSCIPKMSRTMKQLFLFAAQLGGFALNLLLLVHAQDQSGFISIDCGLGKDSRYNASGTGINYISDENFVATGERKHVSPEYKDKYSHSYNSLRSFPEGIRNCYKINVTSKTKYLIRAGFLYGNYDRQNELPEFEIHIGPNLWDTVNWLRNSSEAKYAELIHVPLRNYVHVCLVKTGSGVPFISSIDLRPLTDAAYKTVKGSLSLIDRLDTGLTADPGEYRYPYDIHDRVWRYIDDEGSWTKLNTSSTIHSEFEYQPPSVVMGTAATPKSSNGLDKINIFWGSSDDTEVHHVYLHFAEVEKLQPNQSRQFNITTNGELCHGTLAPDYLSTTTIFCTAESLGGSGVKNNFSIIKTGNSTLPPILNAYEIYKVKEFLISDTNQEDVEAITNIKSTYNIEKNWQGDPCNPQVYSWDGLNCSYHANDPPRIISLNLSSSGLQGEISPSLSNLTMIQTLDLSNNNLRGSIPEFLSQMPTLNVLNLENNNLTGSIPAVLIDRWKDGFISISLCENPNLSGNIYCDKKKNRKYNFFVPMMIVSVVALSVLLLSAAAIWCRAASKRKRRLGNSTDANVAIQHGSFERKGRQFTYSEIVQITEEFKRVLGKGGFGTVYHGHIDDTQVAVKMLSPSSVQGFQQFLTEVDLLMRVHHRNLTSLVGYCNDETNIGLIYEYMANGNLREHLSGSRSNILSWGDRLQIAIEAAQGLEYLHYGCSPPIIHRDVKSTNILLNEKFEAKLSDFGISRSFPTEDGTHITTTVAGTPGYLDPEYYASNRLNKESDVYSFGIVLLEIITSRPVFSRTHERSYISEWFSFLLRKGDIYSLVDPRLEGKFNINSVWKAVEIANACVSPSAIERLSMSQVVVDLKECLATELARANPRHETEIKNSIAMLQPSLR